From the Candidatus Krumholzibacteriota bacterium genome, one window contains:
- a CDS encoding TIGR00730 family Rossman fold protein: MNVEKRYLIDKIDIRESWRLFRILAEFVDGFESMMDVKPGVTFFGSARVDEKDPVYIDARDIARELSSHDCPIITGGGPGVMEAANRGAHEGGGLSIGLNIELPFEQEPNPYIDRLISFRYFFVRKVVFIKYSMAFVILPGGFGTMDELFEALTLIQTHKIEPFPVFMLGREYWEGLIDWVKTTMLAQNRISPEDLELLHIAESKEEIVERVLETRKDLGLA, translated from the coding sequence TTGAACGTTGAAAAAAGGTATCTTATAGACAAAATTGATATACGCGAATCCTGGCGGCTTTTCAGAATACTGGCTGAATTTGTTGACGGCTTTGAGTCTATGATGGATGTAAAACCCGGCGTTACATTTTTTGGTTCAGCGAGAGTTGATGAAAAAGATCCCGTTTACATCGATGCCAGGGATATAGCCAGGGAGCTTTCCTCTCACGATTGCCCGATAATTACAGGCGGGGGGCCTGGTGTTATGGAAGCCGCGAACCGCGGAGCTCATGAAGGCGGAGGTCTTTCTATCGGGCTTAATATTGAACTCCCGTTTGAGCAGGAACCGAACCCTTATATTGACAGGCTGATTTCCTTCAGATACTTTTTCGTCCGCAAGGTCGTCTTCATTAAATATTCAATGGCTTTTGTGATACTCCCTGGAGGGTTCGGCACTATGGATGAGTTGTTCGAGGCGCTAACGCTGATTCAAACTCATAAGATCGAGCCATTCCCGGTCTTTATGCTCGGAAGGGAATATTGGGAAGGTTTGATCGATTGGGTAAAAACCACAATGTTGGCCCAAAACAGAATTTCACCTGAAGACTTAGAGCTTCTTCATATCGCTGAATCGAAGGAAGAGATAGTGGAGAGGGTATTAGAGACTCGCAAAGATCTCGGGCTTGCGTAG
- a CDS encoding radical SAM protein — MKIEFNKLIIDKAADNDPLTHKLRKKLPEADVEVVSDIKPFVGKKRSRAGLLVITRHKGKFIKDFPEASGTPPCGEKYITTLLNCPFSCSYCYLQSYLEHSQIVVFSNTEDMKEELKSVLAADPPPRITTGEMGDSLAIDHLTETTADLLPLFKESRTLLEVRTKSANIDHLFCASEGNLPVASAAKGADRLLVTWTLTPPEAIRKEEKGAETLEKRLDAINRISRAGVKVAVRFDPLIPSYFTFGRYEKIAEKLKEAAENGIHRFEIGVLRFPPGLWKNVRLKYPESAIMRGEYHRDIEGKMRLYRPERVKIYRKLHLILSDYFPDVPVELSMEHESVWKDAGIELPA, encoded by the coding sequence ATGAAGATTGAATTCAACAAACTGATAATTGATAAAGCGGCGGATAACGACCCCCTTACACACAAACTAAGGAAGAAGCTTCCTGAGGCTGATGTTGAGGTTGTCTCTGATATTAAACCATTTGTCGGCAAAAAGAGGTCACGGGCCGGGTTACTCGTGATTACCCGCCATAAGGGTAAATTTATAAAGGATTTTCCCGAAGCTTCAGGCACTCCTCCCTGCGGCGAAAAATACATAACCACTTTGCTGAATTGCCCCTTTTCATGTTCCTATTGCTACCTTCAATCCTATTTGGAACATAGTCAAATTGTTGTTTTTTCCAACACGGAAGATATGAAAGAGGAATTAAAATCTGTGCTGGCCGCTGACCCTCCACCCAGAATAACCACGGGCGAGATGGGAGACAGCCTCGCGATCGATCATCTTACAGAAACTACGGCGGATCTTCTGCCCCTCTTTAAGGAAAGCCGGACTCTGCTCGAGGTAAGAACAAAGAGCGCTAATATAGATCACCTGTTCTGCGCCTCTGAAGGGAATTTGCCGGTTGCCTCAGCAGCCAAAGGAGCGGACAGACTCTTAGTCACATGGACACTCACGCCGCCGGAGGCGATAAGAAAAGAAGAGAAAGGCGCCGAAACCCTTGAAAAAAGATTGGATGCAATTAACAGAATTTCCAGGGCTGGAGTCAAAGTAGCCGTAAGGTTTGATCCGCTTATTCCATCCTACTTTACTTTCGGCAGATATGAAAAAATAGCTGAAAAACTAAAGGAGGCCGCGGAAAACGGTATACACCGTTTTGAAATAGGCGTTTTGAGGTTCCCGCCCGGACTCTGGAAAAATGTAAGATTAAAATATCCTGAAAGCGCTATTATGCGTGGTGAATATCATAGGGATATTGAGGGAAAGATGAGATTATACCGGCCTGAACGCGTAAAAATCTACAGAAAGCTACACCTTATATTATCAGATTACTTCCCCGATGTTCCCGTTGAACTAAGCATGGAACACGAAAGTGTATGGAAAGACGCCGGCATCGAACTTCCCGCTTAA
- a CDS encoding threonine/serine dehydratase produces MSKLSIDVKRETLEAENRIRSLIRETPLQHSAYLSKECGGNVYLKLENFQVTGSFKARGALNKILSLDRESKTKNFVTSSTGNHGAAFTWALNTLGLKGTVYVPENIAPAKLETLKLYEADIEFYGNDCARAETYARKISGESGRIFISPYNDPKIIGGHGTLALEIEKQARGIKIDSVLVPVGGGGLISGIAGYLKESMGKIEITGCQPVHSAVMAESILAGEILEIESKPTISDATAGGIEEGSITFDLCAEYVDNFILVSEKEIKEAIGLILRREFMLIEGAAALTVASFLKEIEKYRGKNTVLIISGAKLGLDQLKDIFCLANE; encoded by the coding sequence ATGTCAAAACTGAGCATAGACGTAAAGAGAGAAACACTTGAAGCTGAAAACAGGATCAGAAGTCTGATCAGGGAAACTCCTCTTCAACATTCAGCGTATCTGAGCAAAGAGTGCGGCGGCAACGTTTATTTAAAGCTTGAAAATTTCCAGGTTACCGGATCTTTTAAAGCAAGGGGAGCTCTTAATAAAATCCTCTCTCTCGACCGGGAAAGTAAAACAAAAAACTTTGTTACATCCTCAACGGGAAACCACGGCGCGGCTTTCACCTGGGCGTTAAACACGCTCGGCCTTAAAGGAACAGTATATGTTCCCGAGAACATAGCCCCCGCGAAGCTTGAAACACTAAAACTCTATGAAGCGGACATTGAATTTTACGGAAATGACTGCGCGCGGGCGGAGACGTACGCGAGGAAGATATCCGGAGAAAGCGGACGTATTTTCATTTCACCCTACAATGACCCGAAAATTATAGGAGGGCATGGAACATTAGCGCTGGAAATAGAAAAACAGGCCCGGGGAATAAAAATAGATTCTGTTCTGGTTCCAGTCGGCGGAGGAGGGCTTATAAGCGGAATCGCCGGATACCTGAAAGAATCGATGGGGAAAATTGAAATTACGGGATGCCAGCCAGTCCATTCAGCCGTTATGGCGGAATCCATACTCGCGGGGGAAATACTCGAAATAGAATCAAAACCAACCATATCCGACGCTACCGCCGGAGGTATCGAGGAAGGATCAATAACATTTGATTTATGCGCTGAATATGTTGACAATTTTATTCTTGTCTCTGAGAAAGAAATCAAAGAAGCGATAGGTTTAATTCTAAGAAGAGAGTTTATGTTGATTGAAGGAGCTGCCGCCCTGACAGTCGCCTCCTTTCTGAAGGAAATTGAAAAGTATCGCGGGAAAAACACAGTTCTCATAATCAGCGGAGCAAAACTCGGCCTCGACCAATTAAAAGATATATTTTGCCTCGCGAACGAGTAG
- a CDS encoding rhomboid family intramembrane serine protease produces the protein MFLPLKDDNPTEKKPLITISLILINVLVYLYQMSLGLDNASLIAALGATPAEISNMKDIVGPVGYNIRHYPGPNPIFLTLFTSMFMHGSLIHVGSNMLYLWIFGNNVEDILGPLKFLLFYFISGLCAHALHIASDPSSVIPTVGASGAIAGIMAAYLILFPRARIITLMFLFIFIRLTVIPAYVIIGFWFVIQLFSGIGSLGGAQTGGVAWFAHIGGFLAGAGLIFAMAGDKIYWVKRNRYF, from the coding sequence ATGTTCCTGCCGCTCAAAGATGACAATCCCACAGAGAAAAAACCTCTGATCACCATATCTTTGATTCTAATTAATGTCCTGGTCTATTTATACCAGATGTCGCTGGGACTTGACAATGCCTCCCTCATAGCGGCTCTCGGCGCTACTCCGGCTGAAATTTCGAATATGAAAGATATTGTTGGCCCCGTAGGTTATAACATAAGGCATTACCCCGGCCCCAACCCGATTTTTCTTACACTATTCACCTCGATGTTCATGCACGGCAGCCTGATTCATGTCGGTTCAAACATGCTCTACCTGTGGATTTTCGGAAATAATGTTGAGGATATCCTGGGCCCCTTAAAATTCCTGCTGTTTTATTTTATTTCCGGTCTCTGCGCTCACGCCCTGCACATTGCTTCAGACCCATCTTCAGTTATACCAACCGTGGGAGCCAGCGGGGCTATCGCCGGGATAATGGCGGCATATCTAATTCTATTTCCAAGAGCTAGAATAATAACACTTATGTTTCTCTTTATATTTATAAGACTAACCGTAATACCGGCCTATGTTATTATCGGATTCTGGTTTGTGATTCAACTCTTCAGCGGTATAGGTTCACTCGGCGGGGCTCAAACAGGCGGTGTTGCCTGGTTTGCTCATATAGGAGGTTTTCTTGCCGGTGCTGGGCTTATCTTTGCCATGGCCGGCGACAAAATATACTGGGTTAAAAGAAACAGGTACTTCTAA
- the menA gene encoding 1,4-dihydroxy-2-naphthoate octaprenyltransferase: MSSFQYWLKELRAEFITGSVTPVILSTALVRFETGTFSSLLFILTLLGVIFLHLGANTANDYFDHLSGNDIVNREYVRPFTGGSRLIQNKLISPKAVLVTSLSFMAAAVTVGIFLIAMTGTAIIIFGIAGIISGYFYTAPPFKFSHRGFGEFVIGFAFGIIGIGTYYVQTGTVTTHCILLSLPLAFLITSIIVINEFQDSRADLRAGKKTIVVRMGKKRAVYLFSALTIGSYLPLIIGTTLGIMPPLTLISLLTLPIGLKAIRTAAKHYNRSEDLSPANRSAIINHILTGIILAIVYFSSS; the protein is encoded by the coding sequence ATGTCTTCATTTCAATACTGGCTAAAAGAACTGAGAGCTGAGTTTATAACCGGCAGTGTAACTCCCGTAATTCTCTCAACGGCGCTTGTCAGGTTTGAAACAGGAACTTTTAGCTCCCTGTTGTTTATACTAACACTTCTGGGGGTCATATTCCTTCATCTCGGAGCCAACACGGCAAACGATTACTTTGATCATCTTTCGGGAAATGATATCGTAAACAGGGAATACGTAAGGCCTTTTACGGGTGGAAGCCGCCTTATCCAAAACAAGCTCATCTCACCAAAAGCGGTACTTGTGACATCTCTTTCATTTATGGCGGCGGCGGTAACAGTCGGTATATTTCTTATCGCCATGACTGGAACAGCAATAATTATATTTGGTATTGCGGGAATTATTAGCGGCTATTTCTACACGGCTCCACCTTTTAAATTTTCCCACAGAGGTTTTGGAGAATTCGTCATAGGGTTTGCCTTCGGAATCATAGGGATAGGGACTTACTATGTACAGACAGGCACAGTAACAACTCATTGTATTCTTCTGTCTCTTCCCCTGGCTTTCCTTATAACATCAATAATTGTCATTAATGAATTCCAGGACTCGAGGGCGGACTTAAGAGCAGGTAAAAAAACTATAGTTGTCAGAATGGGTAAAAAGAGAGCCGTCTACCTTTTCTCCGCTCTCACGATAGGTTCATACCTTCCTTTAATTATCGGAACAACCTTGGGAATTATGCCTCCACTGACACTTATCTCTTTGTTAACTCTGCCGATTGGTTTAAAAGCGATCCGGACAGCCGCGAAGCACTATAACAGGTCCGAGGATCTTTCGCCGGCCAACAGATCAGCTATAATCAACCACATTCTTACGGGAATAATACTGGCTATCGTTTACTTTTCATCTTCATAA
- the gatD gene encoding Glu-tRNA(Gln) amidotransferase subunit GatD, translating to MKDYSAAVWSDVDVESSRGDFRGIILPRSETADDNHIVLKLHNGYNVGLNVETITSINVLGKKEAHYKIPEKEFPFDPDKPNVKLLGTGGTIASRLDYRTGAVIPAFSPGELYGSVPELADICNLQTEKLYGVFSENMGPEQWIGTAKKIGEEIEKGIDGIVIGHGTDTMHHTSAILSFMVQDSPVPIVMVGSQRSSDRPSSDAAINLINATKTAARSDFAEVMVCMFGPTSDQYGLLHRGTRVRKMHSSYRSTFRTIGDIPLAMVEKDRFVPLRNDYKKRRKDNKVKIIPSFDGRVSIVYYYPNMKPDIIESLIDNGYKGIVIAGTGLGHVNKPLYPSLKKACDMGIHIYMSVQTLWGYVQMYVYDTGRDIMDLGVIPAANMLPEVAYVKLAWALGQSKDRQEVKDIMLTPVAGEITEREPHNGYLIYQGGIPEVEEFISKYRK from the coding sequence TTGAAAGACTACTCAGCCGCGGTCTGGAGTGACGTTGACGTAGAATCATCCAGGGGTGATTTTAGAGGAATAATTCTGCCCCGCTCTGAAACCGCGGACGACAATCATATAGTTCTTAAATTACACAACGGCTACAATGTGGGTCTCAACGTAGAGACAATTACATCGATAAATGTTCTCGGAAAAAAAGAAGCGCACTACAAAATTCCCGAAAAGGAATTTCCCTTCGATCCTGATAAACCTAACGTTAAACTGCTGGGCACCGGGGGAACAATTGCTTCACGCCTTGACTACCGGACTGGAGCAGTTATTCCCGCCTTCTCTCCGGGTGAATTGTACGGGTCTGTGCCTGAGCTTGCCGATATATGCAATCTCCAGACGGAAAAACTCTATGGGGTTTTCAGTGAAAACATGGGTCCCGAGCAATGGATAGGAACAGCAAAAAAAATAGGAGAAGAGATCGAAAAAGGTATCGACGGTATTGTGATCGGCCACGGCACGGATACGATGCACCATACATCAGCCATACTCTCTTTCATGGTCCAGGATTCACCCGTTCCGATAGTGATGGTGGGCTCTCAAAGATCAAGTGACCGGCCCTCGAGCGACGCGGCTATAAATCTGATAAACGCCACAAAAACAGCCGCGAGGAGTGATTTCGCGGAGGTGATGGTCTGTATGTTCGGGCCGACGAGTGATCAGTACGGACTTCTACACAGAGGCACGAGAGTCAGGAAAATGCACTCTTCATACCGTTCGACTTTCAGAACCATAGGAGATATTCCGCTGGCCATGGTAGAAAAAGACCGTTTCGTCCCCCTTCGAAACGACTACAAGAAGAGAAGAAAGGATAATAAGGTAAAGATCATACCCTCTTTCGATGGCAGAGTTTCTATCGTCTATTATTATCCCAACATGAAACCTGATATTATAGAATCATTGATCGATAACGGCTACAAGGGAATTGTAATTGCCGGTACGGGACTCGGGCACGTTAACAAGCCTCTCTATCCCTCTCTTAAAAAGGCGTGCGATATGGGTATACACATATATATGTCCGTACAAACTCTATGGGGATATGTCCAGATGTATGTTTATGATACGGGGCGCGATATCATGGACCTTGGAGTAATACCCGCGGCTAATATGCTGCCTGAAGTGGCATACGTTAAACTCGCCTGGGCCCTGGGCCAATCTAAAGACAGGCAAGAGGTTAAAGATATAATGCTCACTCCGGTCGCTGGCGAGATAACCGAACGGGAACCGCATAACGGGTATCTCATTTACCAGGGCGGAATCCCGGAAGTAGAGGAATTCATCAGTAAATACAGAAAATAA